A segment of the Streptomyces sp. NBC_01235 genome:
GCGGCCCGCTGACGGCGAGGATCTCGCCCTCCCGCACCCCCAGCGAGACCCCGCCGAGGCCGGGCGAGCCGTCGCGGTGCGTGAAGTGCAGGGAGTGTGCCCAGAGCACGTCGTTGTCCGGCGGAGCCTCCATGGGCGTACACCTCGGTTCAGATCTGTGGTTCCCGTGCCAATCCCCCGTCCGGGGGAACGAAGGCAGGGCCGATCGGTCACGAGCACGCTAGGCAGGCGTGAGGGGCAGGCCGGACAGCACACGGCCCCGGGCCGCCGTTTCTCACTCGAACGGCAGACACCGGGGCCGGTGTTGATCAGCTGATCAGGCTGACGATCACAGCTTCGTCCACGCCTCCGTCAGCGTGGCGCGCAGTATCTGCTCCATCTCGTCGAACGTCTCCTGGTTGGAGATCAGCGGCGGGGCGAGCTGGACGACCGGGTCGCCGCGGTCGTCCGCACGGCAGTACAGGCCGTTGTCGAAGAGGGCCTTGGAGAGGAAGCCGTACAGGACCCGCTCGGTCTCCTCGGCGTCGAAGGACTCCTTCGTCGCCTTGTCCTTGACCAGCTCGATGCCGTAGAAGAAGCCGTTGCCGCGGACGTCGCCCACGATCGGCAGGTCGTGCAGCTTCTGGAGGGTCGACAGGAACGCGCCCTCGTTGTCCAGCACGTGCTGGTTCAGGCCCTCGCGCTCGAACAGGTCGAGGTTGGCGACGCCGACCGCCGCGGAGACCGGGTGGCCGCCGAAGGTGTAGCCGTGCAGGAAGGTGTTGTCACCCTTGTAGAAGGGTTCGGCCAGCTTGTCGCTGATGATGCAGGCGCCGATGGGGGAGTAGCCGGACGTCATGCCCTTGGCGCAGGTGATCATGTCCGGGACGTAGCCGAACTTGTCACAGGCGAACATCGTGCCCAGCCGGCCGAAGGCGCAGATGACCTCGTCCGAGACGAGGAGCACGTCGTACTGGTCGCAGATCTCGCGCACCCGCCGGAAGTAGCCGGGCGGGGGCGGGAAGCAGCCGCCGGCGTTCTGGACGGGCTCCAGGAAGACCGCGGCGACGGTGTCCGGGCCCTCGAAGAGGATCTGCTGCTCGATCTGGTCGGCGGCCCAGCGGCCGAAGGCCTCGGGGTCGTCGCCGTAGATCGGGGCGCGGTAGATGTTGGTGTTCGGGACCTTGTGCGCGCCCGGGACGAGCGGCTCGAAGGGGGCCTTCAGGGCCGGCAGGCCGGTGATGGACAGGGCGCCCTGCGGGGTGCCGTGGTAGGCGACCGCGCGGGAGATGACCTTGTACTTGGTCGGCTTGCCCTGCAGCTTGAAGTACTGCTTGGCCAGCTTCCAGGCGGTCTCGACGGCCTCGCCGCCGCCGGTGGTGAAGAAGACCTTGTTCAGGTCGCCCGGCGCGTAGTCGGCGAGACGTTCCGCCAGCTCCACGGCCTTGGGGTGGGCGTAGGACCACACCGGGAAGAACGCGAGCTCCTGCGCCTGCTTGAAGGCGGTCTCGGCGAGCTCGGTGCGGCCGTGACCGGCCTGGACCACGAACAGACCCGCGAGACCGTCGAGGTAGCGCTTGCCCTTGTCGTCGTAGATGTAGGTGCCCTCGCCCCGGACGATCGTCGGGACCGGGGAGTTCTCGTACGAGGACATGCGGGTGAAGTGCATCCACAGGTGGTCGTACGCGGTGCGGCTGAGGTCCTTGGTGCTCACGGTTATCGGGTCCTCACGGTTATCGGGTTCCCCACATGTAGGTCTGCTTCTTCAGCTTCAGATAGACGAAGCTCTCGGTGGAGCGCACGCCGGGCAGGGCACGGATGCGTTTGTTGATGACGTCCAGCAGGTGGTCGTCGTCCTCGCAGACGATCTCGGCGAGGATGTCGAACGAGCCTGCGGTCATCACCACGTACTCGACCTCGGGCATGTCGGTGAGCGCTTCCGCGATGGACTCGACATCGCCCTCGACGTTGATCCCGACCATCGCCTGCCGGCGGAAGCCCACGGTGAGCGGGTCCGTGACGGCGACGATCTGCATGACGCCCTGGTCGAGCAGCTTCTGGACGCGCTGGCGCACGGCCGCCTCGGAGAGGCCGACGGCCTTGCCGATCGCGGCGTACGGCCGGCGGCCGTCCTCCTGGAGCTGCTCGATGATGGCGAGGCTGACGGCATCCAGATGGGGGGTGCTGCCGTTCCTGGACTCGCGGGAGTCCCTGTGCTCTGCGCTTCGACTGGCCACGGCCACACTGTGCACGACGTCTCGACAGTTCCGCAAGGCCGATGCGATGAAATTCGTTGTTTACGTGAGCGAGATCTGCGGATTCCGCAGCCGCCGTGCGACACGGGGTGTTGAAAACGTGGGCGCGCGGATTAGGGTGGTGTCTCAGTCCATGGACACCCCCCAGCAGTAAGAAACCGATCAGGAGGCCGGCAGTGAGCACCGAGCTGCGTCGTCTGCGCAACTACATCGACGGTGAGTTCCGGGACGCCGCCGACGGACGGACCACCGAGGTGGTCAACCCCGTGACGGGCGAGGCGTACGCGACCGCGCCGCTGTCCGGCCAGGCGGACGTCGACGCCGCGATGGCAGCCGCCGCCAAGGCCTTCCCGGGCTGGCGCGACACCACCCCGTCCGAGCGCCAGAAGGCCCTCCTGAAGATCGCGGACGCGTTCGAGGAGCGCGCCGAGGAACTCATCGCGGCCGAGGTGGAGAACACCGGCAAGCCGATCGGGCTGACGCGGTCCGAGGAGATCCCGCCGATGGTCGACCAGATCCGCTTCTTCGCGGGCGCGGCCCGGATGCTGGAGGGGCGCTCGGCCGGCGAGTACATGGAAGGGATGACGTCCATCGTCCGCCGCGAGCCGGTCGGTGTCTGCGCGCAGGTCGCGCCGTGGAACTACCCGATGATGATGGCGGTGTGGAAGTTCGCCCCGGCGATCGCGGCCGGCAACACGGTGGTGCTCAAGCCGTCGGACACCACCCCGGCCTCCACCGTCCTGATCGCCGACATCGTCGGTTCGATCCTGCCCAAGGGCGTCTTCAACGTCGTCACCGGCGACCGTGACACCGGCCGGCTGATGGTCGAGCACCCGACCCCGGCGATGGCCTCCATCACCGGCTCGGTGCGCGCGGGCATGTCGGTCGCCGAGTCGGCGTCCCGCGACCTCAAGCGCGTCCACCTGGAGCTGGGCGGCAAGGCGCCGGTCGTCGTGTTCGAGGACACCGACATCGCCAAGGCCGTCGAGGACATCTCCGTCGCGGGCTACTTCAACGCCGGCCAGGACTGTACGGCGGCCACCCGCGTCCTCGTCCAGGAGTCGATCCACGACGAGTTCGTGGCCGCGCTCGCCAAGGCCGCGTCCGAGACGAAGACCGGACAGCCGGACGACGAGGACGTGCTCTACGGCCCGCTGAACAACCCCAACCAGCTCAAGCAGGTCACCGGCTTCATCGAGCGCCTGCCCGCCCACGCCAAGGTCGAGGCGGGCGGCCAACGGGTGGGCGAGAAGGGCTACTTCTACGCCGCGACCGTCGTGTCCGGGCTGAAGCAGGACGACGAGATCATCCAGAACGAGGTCTTCGGCCCGGTCATCACCGTCCAGTCCTTCTCGGACGAGGAGCAGGCGGTGGAGTGGGCCAACGGCGTCGAGTACGCCCTCGCCTCCTCGGTGTGGACCAAGGATCACGGCCGCGCGATGCGCATGTCCAAGAAGCTCGACTTCGGCTGCGTGTGGATCAACACCCACATCCCGCTGGTCGCCGAGATGCCGCACGGCGGCTTCAAGAAGTCCGGCTACGGCAAGGACCTCTCGGCGTACGGCTTCGACGACTACACGCGCATCAAGCACGTGATGACGTCCCTGGACGCGTAGCGCCCCGCTCGGTCGGCCGTTGGCCGTCGGTCGTTTGCCGTCTGCGGGTCGGCCGTGGCTGGTCGCGCCCACGCGGCGGAGCCGCATATCGACGCTTCCCCGCGCCCCTCGGGGCGCGGGGATGTGCGGCCGTCTCGCAGGTGGCCCGTACGCCCAAGTCCCCTTGCCCGTCCCGCGGGTGCGGGGTGCGCCCCGCGTACGTCGAGCCCGGGGCGGGACCGGCGCCGACATCTCCGCCTCCGACAGGCGGATGACCTGGGCGAACTGGCAAAAGGGCGGTCGTGGTCACGCGGCCTGTCGTTCGGTGTCCGCCGGAGCACTCCGGTGCTCGGCGTCGTCGTGGGTGAGTCGCATGAACGCCTCCTCCAAGGAGACGGAAGCGCCGCGGCTTCCGTGTGCGAAAGCGGTACCGCCGGGCCGCGGGTGCCGGCACCCGAACTCTTTGCTTTGCCATCTCTTTACAACCCGTTCCCGGGCTGCCTCGTCTCTCCGCTCGATCCGTCAACGGACCGATGAAAGAGAGCGATTCATGCGACTCATGCCCCGAACGGGCCTCGCCGCCCTGGCAGTTGCGGGCACCGCCCTGCTGGTGGGCGCGGCACCCGCGCTCGCCGACGGGACGCCGACCGCCGTCCCCAGCGTCGCGACCCCGGCTCCGGCCGAGGCCTCCGCCGTCCCGAGCGCGGCGCCCGAGGCCACCACGGCTCCGAGCGCCGTTCCGAGCCAGGTCGGTGTCGTGCCGAGGGGCGCGGCCGACACCGGTGTCGGGGAGCCGTCCGAGAGCCACGGCGAGGTGATCGGCGGCAGCGCGGCCGCGGTGTTCGCGGCGGCCGGCACGGCCTTCTACGTCGTACGGCGCCGGAGGGCGACCGGCGCATGAGCCCGCTCTCCAGGCGCGCCCCGGCCCTCTCGGCCCTGGCGGTGCTGCTGCTCACGGGCTGCGCCGGCAACTCGGCCGACAAGGCCGGCTCGGCCGACCCGGTCGCCACGACCGCCGTGCGTACGCCGGGCGCGTCCTCGCCCCCCTCCGCCCGGGCGGCGCGTCCCCTCGCGCGCTCGGTTCCGGTGGGGCTGCGGATTCCGGCCATCGGGGTCGACACCCGGGTCATGCGGCTGGGGCTGGCCGCCGACGGCGGCGTACAGGTGCCTCCCGTCGAGGAGCACGACCGGGCGGGCTGGTACGAGCACTCGCCGACACCGGGGCAGACCGGGCCGTCGGTGATCCTCGCCCACGTCACGGTCGGCCAGTACGGCGACGGCGTATTCCGGCACCTCGACCGGTTGCGCCGGGGCGACCGGATCACGGCGCGCCTGGAGAACGGCACGACGGCCGAGTTCGCCGTCACCGACGTGAGAACCGTCGACAAGGCGGCGTTCCCGACCCAGGAGGTCTACGGGAACGTGGACCGGCCCGAGCTGCGTCTCATCACGTGCGGCGGGCCCCGTACCGGCGACGGATACCGCGACAACGTGATCGTCTTCGCCGCGCTGAGTGCCGGGTCCGGTGCCGCGTCGAGTTCTGCGGGAGAACGTTGAAACGGTCGCGCACACGCGAGAGGGCGGCGTCCGAGCTGTTCGCCGCCCTCTACCCACGCCTCGCCGGCTGGTGCCGCCGTCTCGTCGACGACGACGAGACGGCGCACGAGATCGCCTCGGAGGCGTTCACCCGCCTCTGGGCCCGCTGGACGAGCGTGGCGGAGCCGCAGGGCTTCCTCTTCGTCACCGCCGCCAACCTGGTCCGCGACCACTGGCGCAAGCTCGAACGCGAGCGCCGGGCCGTGCGCCGGGCCACCGTCGAGGCAGCCGTCGCCCCGCCCGCCGAACCGGCCGACCCCTCGGTCCGGCTGCTCGTGCAGTCGCTGCCCGACCGGCTGCGCGTCCCGATCCTGCTGCACTACTACGCTGACATGCCGATCAGGGAGGTGTCCGTGCTGACCGGGCGCAAGGAAGGAACCGTCAAGGCCGACCTGCACGCGGCCCGCGAACTGCTCCGCGCCCACCTGAGGAGAAGCTTTGATCACACCCGCTGACGACTTCGACGACGGCCCGGACCTCGACCCCGACGACCCGCTCGCCGTCATCCTGCGCCCCGCCTCCGGTCACCTCGGGCCGCCGCCCGGCCGCTACGAGGAGATCCGCCGCGGCGCGTCCCGCCGCAGGCTGCTGCGCGCCGCGGCCGGGGTCGGCGCGACCTGCGCCGTCGCCGCGCTCGCCGTCCTGCTGCCGCTGCGCCTGACGGCGTCCGACGCGCCCGTGCGCCCCGTGGTCCCGCTCGCCCCGCCCCCGATGAGCGGCCCGTCGACCGTGCCCACGCCCACGCCCGCGCCCACGGTCGCACCCGTCACCGAGCGCCCTACGGAGGGGGCCGCCACCCCCGTCCCGGGACCCCGGTCCTCGACTGCCGCCACCGTCACCGCTGCCCCCACCACGGCCCGCACCCCCAGCCAGTCGCCTCCCTCGGCCGAGCCGAGTACGC
Coding sequences within it:
- a CDS encoding aspartate aminotransferase family protein; translated protein: MSTKDLSRTAYDHLWMHFTRMSSYENSPVPTIVRGEGTYIYDDKGKRYLDGLAGLFVVQAGHGRTELAETAFKQAQELAFFPVWSYAHPKAVELAERLADYAPGDLNKVFFTTGGGEAVETAWKLAKQYFKLQGKPTKYKVISRAVAYHGTPQGALSITGLPALKAPFEPLVPGAHKVPNTNIYRAPIYGDDPEAFGRWAADQIEQQILFEGPDTVAAVFLEPVQNAGGCFPPPPGYFRRVREICDQYDVLLVSDEVICAFGRLGTMFACDKFGYVPDMITCAKGMTSGYSPIGACIISDKLAEPFYKGDNTFLHGYTFGGHPVSAAVGVANLDLFEREGLNQHVLDNEGAFLSTLQKLHDLPIVGDVRGNGFFYGIELVKDKATKESFDAEETERVLYGFLSKALFDNGLYCRADDRGDPVVQLAPPLISNQETFDEMEQILRATLTEAWTKL
- a CDS encoding Lrp/AsnC family transcriptional regulator, which codes for MHSVAVASRSAEHRDSRESRNGSTPHLDAVSLAIIEQLQEDGRRPYAAIGKAVGLSEAAVRQRVQKLLDQGVMQIVAVTDPLTVGFRRQAMVGINVEGDVESIAEALTDMPEVEYVVMTAGSFDILAEIVCEDDDHLLDVINKRIRALPGVRSTESFVYLKLKKQTYMWGTR
- a CDS encoding gamma-aminobutyraldehyde dehydrogenase, translated to MSTELRRLRNYIDGEFRDAADGRTTEVVNPVTGEAYATAPLSGQADVDAAMAAAAKAFPGWRDTTPSERQKALLKIADAFEERAEELIAAEVENTGKPIGLTRSEEIPPMVDQIRFFAGAARMLEGRSAGEYMEGMTSIVRREPVGVCAQVAPWNYPMMMAVWKFAPAIAAGNTVVLKPSDTTPASTVLIADIVGSILPKGVFNVVTGDRDTGRLMVEHPTPAMASITGSVRAGMSVAESASRDLKRVHLELGGKAPVVVFEDTDIAKAVEDISVAGYFNAGQDCTAATRVLVQESIHDEFVAALAKAASETKTGQPDDEDVLYGPLNNPNQLKQVTGFIERLPAHAKVEAGGQRVGEKGYFYAATVVSGLKQDDEIIQNEVFGPVITVQSFSDEEQAVEWANGVEYALASSVWTKDHGRAMRMSKKLDFGCVWINTHIPLVAEMPHGGFKKSGYGKDLSAYGFDDYTRIKHVMTSLDA
- a CDS encoding sortase-dependent protein, coding for MPRTGLAALAVAGTALLVGAAPALADGTPTAVPSVATPAPAEASAVPSAAPEATTAPSAVPSQVGVVPRGAADTGVGEPSESHGEVIGGSAAAVFAAAGTAFYVVRRRRATGA
- a CDS encoding class F sortase codes for the protein MSPLSRRAPALSALAVLLLTGCAGNSADKAGSADPVATTAVRTPGASSPPSARAARPLARSVPVGLRIPAIGVDTRVMRLGLAADGGVQVPPVEEHDRAGWYEHSPTPGQTGPSVILAHVTVGQYGDGVFRHLDRLRRGDRITARLENGTTAEFAVTDVRTVDKAAFPTQEVYGNVDRPELRLITCGGPRTGDGYRDNVIVFAALSAGSGAASSSAGER
- a CDS encoding RNA polymerase sigma factor, with product MKRSRTRERAASELFAALYPRLAGWCRRLVDDDETAHEIASEAFTRLWARWTSVAEPQGFLFVTAANLVRDHWRKLERERRAVRRATVEAAVAPPAEPADPSVRLLVQSLPDRLRVPILLHYYADMPIREVSVLTGRKEGTVKADLHAARELLRAHLRRSFDHTR